The genomic window CAGCATGCGCAGTATGTGCACGGCAATTTATTCAACATGCCATTTGACGATGGCGTGTTCGACGTCGTGTTTAACGCAGGAGTCCTTGAGCATTTTGCATATGAAGAACGGAGAAATGCGCTGCGCGAAATGGCACGAATAACCAGACCTGGAGGCTGCATTATCGCAGCAGTGCCGAACCATTATTCAACCCCCTATGCTCATGCTTACGCGATTGAAAAAGCCAGGGGCACTTGGAAATACCCTGATGAATATTTGATCTTCGATTTTTCTCGGGAAGTTGAAGAAATAGGTGGCATATATTCGGTCAGCCGGGAAACCTGCGACGTGGCAAACAGCTTTTCGTTCCTGACAGACAAAAAGACATGGCTCTGGTTCAGGCTGATAAACTCGTTCAAGCACTATGAGGGTTATTTGACCATCTGCACATATCGAAAGGCATGGGATGACTAAACGCACTCGCCGGTCAATAGCATGGCTTTACTCATTTCCGTATAAGGATAACTGTATACTGAGGCAGGCAATCGCATCGCTGGCCGAGGCAGGTTATGACGTCACTATATATGATACTTGCTTCAGTCGATGGATCGATACTGCAGCCGATGCATCCTATACTCACAGATATTTTCCGGCGGTCTTTGCATACGGACGCCTGAAATGCAACCCGTTCGTGCGGATGGCTCTTCGACTGT from bacterium includes these protein-coding regions:
- a CDS encoding methyltransferase domain-containing protein; protein product: MDWSAFYKSNTASNVTDMLKSPNKWKLILADRVRKLAEGGSVLEAGCGYGVTSLLVGEQTRRVMLDMEPSALEVSQVLFGHAGQHAQYVHGNLFNMPFDDGVFDVVFNAGVLEHFAYEERRNALREMARITRPGGCIIAAVPNHYSTPYAHAYAIEKARGTWKYPDEYLIFDFSREVEEIGGIYSVSRETCDVANSFSFLTDKKTWLWFRLINSFKHYEGYLTICTYRKAWDD